The following are from one region of the Cystobacter fuscus DSM 2262 genome:
- a CDS encoding right-handed parallel beta-helix repeat-containing protein, whose translation MKQTRGFTVVLAVTTLFTGAPDVQARGATPSDADGEVTFTAGLTVQCGDTLTTHTRLTHDLHCPSSAPFALQLDGDGIVLDLGGYTIRRTGPENRNSQGIVIARGRMVRNGTVRGFGSGITTTIGAGPLNVRLHELALLDNGAGVYDRASPGNFLITNSRLNGNGSGLSSEFDASNGNFDVRSSLFTHNGTAMLGDFHSIDVLDSTFTSNGRVFLCWESNIRIRSSTIAWNDAVGSIPNDPGFRLCRQMRFENTLIANNAAFAPATDPVWNPLNLSMLDTLAVRNGTGLEAAAGTIYIDGNTFYGNASGLTLSDRAGFPYTSLTGIVRGNQFLANDGDGLRVQPPSIPTVLNNLALGNAGFGIYAPTAFDGGGNVARGNTAGDCVGIVCAMY comes from the coding sequence ATGAAGCAGACACGTGGATTCACCGTGGTCTTGGCTGTGACCACCTTGTTCACGGGAGCGCCCGACGTCCAGGCCCGTGGCGCGACTCCTTCCGATGCGGATGGCGAGGTGACGTTCACCGCCGGTCTTACCGTCCAGTGCGGTGACACCCTCACCACCCATACGCGCCTGACGCACGACCTCCACTGCCCCAGCTCGGCGCCCTTCGCGCTCCAGCTCGACGGCGACGGCATCGTCCTGGACCTGGGCGGATACACCATCCGCCGCACCGGCCCGGAGAACAGGAACTCACAAGGCATCGTGATCGCCAGGGGCCGGATGGTGCGCAATGGCACCGTCCGGGGATTCGGCAGCGGCATCACCACCACCATCGGCGCGGGCCCGCTGAACGTGCGGCTGCATGAGCTCGCGCTCCTCGACAACGGCGCCGGCGTCTACGACCGGGCCTCCCCTGGGAACTTCCTCATCACGAACTCACGCCTGAACGGGAACGGGAGCGGGCTGAGCAGCGAGTTCGATGCGTCCAATGGCAACTTCGACGTGCGGTCATCCCTCTTCACCCACAACGGGACCGCGATGCTCGGGGACTTCCACTCCATCGACGTGCTCGACTCCACGTTCACGTCCAATGGGCGCGTCTTCCTCTGCTGGGAGAGCAACATCCGCATCAGGTCGAGCACGATCGCGTGGAACGACGCAGTGGGCAGCATCCCCAATGACCCCGGCTTCCGCCTTTGCAGGCAGATGCGGTTCGAGAACACGCTCATCGCGAACAACGCCGCGTTCGCGCCGGCCACCGATCCGGTCTGGAATCCGCTCAATCTCTCGATGCTCGACACCCTGGCCGTCCGCAACGGTACGGGGCTGGAGGCAGCGGCCGGGACGATCTACATCGACGGCAACACCTTCTATGGCAACGCGAGCGGCCTGACCCTGTCCGACCGCGCGGGGTTCCCTTACACCTCGCTCACGGGCATCGTCCGCGGCAATCAGTTCCTGGCCAACGACGGCGATGGACTCCGGGTGCAGCCGCCCAGCATACCCACGGTGCTCAACAACCTCGCCCTGGGCAACGCGGGCTTCGGCATCTACGCGCCCACGGCCTTCGACGGCGGCGGAAACGTCGCGCGCGGCAACACCGCGGGCGACTGCGTGGGCATC
- a CDS encoding MFS transporter codes for MNVQSPRIDVSTQSVQVAPKTPASRGFLHGLVCLSLLMGLSIGYSRVITTLYAVKMEASGWRLAALAVSQSVGMLVLATSAGRWVDMYGVRLVFVLGSAWGMAICLLTPLVPTFPALLLFTAAASLAMPPRFVSINTIFMSRLHELGRQRAGWFRAAHVIGMTFLGAVLATALFPRQGPVFAFWGAAVIFASNIVVFLLGIGRKGQPEARRGQTGGRTSLSRLFKSMPARRVAGWEFLIQSLNAYFAFYIVIIVVRYLHLPERTAGFAVAAQGLAFVFTLVTAGSLVVRHPRASRGLGGFVVVGALIGLATSHAATEVCAFASVLGCGLGLLQIINLTAFAALGETIGFSQAASINALAGPSGGVFGGLLGGLLEHWVAPQALFLAFLPLFMLLALTRQHKPATAGA; via the coding sequence ATGAACGTCCAGTCGCCACGGATCGACGTGTCCACTCAGAGCGTCCAGGTCGCACCGAAGACCCCTGCCAGCCGCGGCTTCCTGCACGGGCTTGTTTGCCTGTCTCTGCTGATGGGCTTGAGCATCGGCTACTCCAGAGTCATCACGACGCTGTATGCGGTAAAGATGGAGGCGAGCGGCTGGAGGCTTGCCGCATTGGCCGTATCCCAAAGCGTCGGGATGCTGGTCCTGGCAACGTCGGCTGGCCGATGGGTCGACATGTACGGAGTGCGACTCGTCTTCGTCCTGGGGTCGGCCTGGGGCATGGCCATCTGCTTGCTGACGCCGCTGGTGCCGACCTTCCCGGCCTTGCTGTTGTTCACCGCGGCGGCGAGCCTGGCCATGCCGCCGCGCTTCGTGTCGATCAATACGATCTTCATGAGCCGCCTGCATGAGCTCGGCAGGCAACGGGCGGGCTGGTTTCGCGCCGCTCACGTGATCGGCATGACCTTTCTCGGGGCAGTTCTGGCCACGGCCCTGTTTCCCAGGCAAGGACCGGTGTTTGCCTTCTGGGGCGCCGCGGTCATATTCGCGTCGAACATCGTGGTGTTCCTGCTGGGCATCGGCCGCAAGGGCCAACCGGAGGCCAGGCGAGGCCAGACCGGGGGCCGGACCTCTCTCTCTCGACTGTTCAAGTCGATGCCGGCGCGGCGTGTCGCGGGCTGGGAGTTTTTGATCCAGTCGCTGAATGCCTACTTCGCGTTCTACATCGTGATCATCGTCGTGCGCTACCTGCATCTGCCCGAGCGCACCGCCGGCTTTGCCGTCGCCGCGCAGGGCCTGGCATTTGTCTTCACGCTGGTGACGGCCGGATCGCTTGTGGTTCGGCATCCACGGGCAAGCCGCGGCCTCGGCGGGTTCGTGGTCGTGGGTGCCCTGATCGGACTGGCGACGTCACATGCGGCCACCGAGGTCTGCGCTTTCGCGTCGGTGCTGGGGTGTGGCTTGGGTCTGCTGCAGATCATCAACCTCACGGCGTTTGCCGCGCTGGGCGAGACGATTGGTTTCAGCCAGGCGGCATCGATCAATGCGTTGGCCGGCCCGAGTGGCGGCGTGTTCGGCGGGCTGCTTGGCGGCCTGCTCGAGCATTGGGTTGCGCCCCAAGCGTTGTTTCTGGCGTTCCTCCCGCTTTTCATGCTGCTGGCGTTGACCCGGCAGCACAAGCCGGCAACCGCCGGCGCCTGA
- a CDS encoding TauD/TfdA dioxygenase family protein, with the protein MTEFTTLQKEGPVQVVPLSGSLGAELRGVFIHGGMPEEDAAFIQRMLLKYRVVFFRNQQHMTDQSHWDFARNFGEIVSHPTVAAQEEPAILELHSHKGGRANSWHTDVTFDLRPPKLSILRAVTLPELGGDTVWANTVAAYEHLPDNLKALAEKLWAVHGNDFDYAASRVELLHDDTAKRYRRQYAAQVIKSEHPVVRVHPDTGEKSLLLGHYAQRFVNCNTYDSDRLYEIFQAHVTRLENTIRWRWAPGDVAMWDNRSTQHYAINDYGDRTRVMRRVTIVGDVPVSVDGSLSRPHVQ; encoded by the coding sequence ATGACAGAATTTACGACGCTTCAGAAAGAAGGGCCCGTGCAGGTCGTGCCACTTTCCGGTAGCCTTGGCGCGGAGCTGCGCGGTGTCTTCATTCATGGCGGGATGCCCGAAGAGGATGCCGCCTTTATTCAACGGATGCTGCTGAAATATCGCGTGGTGTTTTTCAGGAATCAACAACACATGACCGATCAATCGCATTGGGATTTCGCCCGGAATTTTGGCGAAATCGTGAGTCATCCGACGGTCGCCGCCCAGGAAGAACCGGCCATTCTGGAACTCCACTCCCACAAGGGCGGGCGCGCCAACTCGTGGCACACCGACGTCACGTTCGATCTGCGTCCACCCAAGCTTTCCATTCTTCGCGCGGTCACTCTGCCCGAGCTGGGTGGTGACACCGTCTGGGCGAACACGGTCGCCGCCTACGAGCACCTGCCCGACAACCTCAAGGCGCTGGCTGAAAAACTTTGGGCCGTCCATGGCAACGATTTCGACTACGCAGCCAGCCGGGTGGAGCTGCTCCATGACGACACCGCCAAAAGGTACCGTCGGCAGTACGCCGCGCAGGTGATCAAGAGCGAGCACCCCGTTGTGCGTGTGCATCCCGACACGGGCGAGAAAAGCCTGCTCCTCGGCCACTACGCGCAGCGCTTCGTCAACTGCAACACCTACGACTCCGACCGGCTCTACGAGATCTTCCAGGCCCATGTCACACGGCTGGAAAACACCATTCGATGGCGTTGGGCCCCCGGCGATGTGGCCATGTGGGACAACCGTTCCACACAGCACTACGCGATCAATGACTACGGCGATCGGACGCGGGTGATGAGACGGGTGACGATCGTGGGCGACGTGCCGGTGTCGGTCGACGGTTCCCTGAGTCGGCCGCACGTGCAATGA
- a CDS encoding serine hydrolase, which yields MRHTSLTRLASATLCALAAVSLLTAADTRKPTTQWLARPSEAARIARVEAGLSPVALPGEQTRRLSLQEWMALYKIPGLSIAVFDKGSLVWARGHGVKQSGGTDPVTPNTLFQAASISKPVTTLAVLHHAEKLGWSLDGNINDQLVSWKVPDNEYTKEQKVTLRRLLSHSAGTTVHGFKGYAANEPVPTLRQVLDGEKPANSAPVRVDTVPGTLTRYSGGGTLIVQQLLMDQLHQPFPRIMREGVLAPLGLKHSTYEQPLPKKLQPLAATGTRSGGASVEGRWHTYPELAAAGLWTTPTDLARIALEVSKAWNGESQRVLSQSMAKQMLTRQSESFGLGFQLHPGKEWFSHGGGNEGFKCFLMAFADSGSGVAIMTNSDDGWRIFERLTASVATEYGWKGFTAEPDSPSMTADLLVRLEGTDAAIAWLKERRRTAPEETLSSGILNDIGYSLLRGGKVADAVKVFEANVELYPEDANTHDSLGEAYLEVGRKDEAITRYKKSLELNPKNDHTARMLEELGASSSK from the coding sequence ATGCGCCATACCTCCCTGACCCGTCTCGCCTCCGCGACCCTCTGCGCCCTCGCCGCCGTCTCGCTCCTCACGGCCGCCGACACGCGAAAACCCACCACCCAATGGCTCGCCCGCCCCTCCGAGGCCGCGCGCATCGCCCGCGTGGAGGCAGGACTCTCCCCCGTGGCCCTTCCCGGCGAGCAGACCCGCCGCCTCTCCCTCCAGGAGTGGATGGCGCTGTACAAGATTCCCGGACTGAGCATCGCTGTGTTCGACAAGGGATCGCTCGTCTGGGCCAGAGGCCATGGCGTGAAGCAGTCCGGCGGCACTGACCCCGTCACCCCCAACACCCTCTTCCAGGCTGCCTCCATCAGCAAGCCCGTGACGACCCTGGCGGTGCTGCACCACGCCGAGAAGCTCGGGTGGTCGCTCGACGGGAACATCAACGACCAGCTCGTTTCGTGGAAGGTGCCCGACAACGAATACACGAAGGAACAGAAGGTTACCCTGCGCCGGCTGCTCTCCCACAGCGCGGGGACGACGGTCCATGGCTTCAAGGGCTACGCGGCCAACGAGCCCGTGCCCACGCTCCGGCAGGTTCTCGACGGCGAGAAGCCCGCGAACTCCGCTCCCGTGCGCGTCGACACCGTGCCCGGCACGCTGACGCGCTACAGCGGTGGAGGCACGCTCATCGTCCAGCAGCTGCTGATGGACCAGCTCCACCAGCCGTTTCCGCGAATCATGCGGGAGGGTGTCCTCGCCCCCCTGGGCCTGAAGCACAGCACCTACGAGCAGCCACTGCCCAAGAAGCTGCAACCCCTCGCCGCCACCGGCACGCGCTCGGGAGGCGCGAGCGTCGAGGGCCGCTGGCACACCTACCCGGAGCTGGCGGCCGCGGGCCTGTGGACGACGCCCACCGACCTCGCGCGCATCGCCCTCGAGGTCTCCAAGGCATGGAACGGCGAGTCCCAGCGCGTGCTGTCCCAGTCGATGGCGAAGCAGATGCTCACCCGGCAGTCCGAGTCTTTCGGGCTCGGCTTCCAGCTCCACCCGGGCAAGGAGTGGTTCAGTCATGGAGGAGGCAACGAGGGCTTCAAGTGCTTCCTCATGGCGTTTGCCGACTCGGGCAGCGGCGTGGCCATCATGACCAACTCGGATGATGGCTGGCGAATCTTCGAGCGACTCACCGCCAGCGTGGCCACCGAGTACGGCTGGAAGGGCTTCACCGCCGAGCCCGACAGCCCCTCCATGACGGCGGACCTGCTGGTGCGCCTCGAGGGTACGGACGCCGCCATCGCTTGGTTGAAGGAGCGGCGGCGCACGGCCCCAGAAGAGACGCTGTCCTCCGGCATCCTCAACGACATCGGTTACTCGTTGCTCAGGGGAGGCAAGGTCGCCGACGCCGTGAAGGTGTTCGAGGCCAACGTCGAGCTCTACCCCGAGGACGCCAACACGCACGACAGCCTCGGGGAGGCCTACCTCGAGGTGGGCCGGAAGGACGAGGCCATCACCCGCTACAAGAAGTCCCTCGAGCTGAACCCGAAGAACGACCACACCGCGAGGATGCTGGAGGAACTCGGCGCATCCTCGAGCAAGTAA
- a CDS encoding DUF4390 domain-containing protein translates to MNTRGSRKNTVGKGLFGVGLAVVGLLATSAGAEEGPRVDCVATRAGRRVVARSEALGLVAPELERLMRLGLAGRLEVELTLLRHRPWWFAERVETARLTLVLAYSAREQRWALDGHTLAAGPGVLELERVAWTLTEEPAGESPWSVEVSVRLQVVTPASLGRMARWLTQGEQTEEERSALTRGLLLSLAEDLTRGAQGRCTVTVP, encoded by the coding sequence ATGAACACGAGGGGCTCGAGAAAGAACACCGTCGGCAAGGGGCTCTTCGGAGTGGGGCTGGCGGTGGTGGGACTGCTCGCCACGAGCGCGGGGGCGGAGGAGGGCCCCCGGGTGGACTGCGTGGCGACGCGGGCCGGGCGGCGCGTGGTGGCCCGGTCCGAGGCGCTCGGGCTGGTGGCGCCCGAGTTGGAGCGGTTGATGCGGCTGGGACTTGCGGGGCGGTTGGAGGTGGAGCTGACGCTGCTGCGCCACCGGCCGTGGTGGTTCGCCGAGCGGGTGGAGACGGCGCGGCTGACCCTGGTGCTGGCGTACTCGGCGCGAGAGCAGCGCTGGGCGTTGGATGGGCACACCCTGGCCGCGGGACCGGGCGTGTTGGAGCTGGAGCGGGTGGCGTGGACGCTCACCGAGGAGCCCGCGGGCGAGTCTCCGTGGTCGGTGGAGGTCTCGGTGCGGCTCCAGGTCGTGACACCGGCGAGCCTGGGACGCATGGCGCGCTGGCTCACCCAGGGAGAGCAGACGGAAGAGGAGCGCTCGGCGCTGACGCGCGGCCTGCTGCTCTCCCTGGCGGAGGATCTCACCCGGGGGGCCCAGGGACGGTGCACCGTCACCGTGCCCTGA
- a CDS encoding sigma-54-dependent transcriptional regulator — translation MPSLPSMPRPAVPGPRILLVDDDPGVLKGLRGLLSDEGFSPVEARSAADAARLLDAPGPPPALMLLDLRMPGETGLELLARLPRPLPLPVVVLSGEASPGEAVQALKLGATDFVEKPPSPERLLTALRNALALGELREEQQRLREELARPGHLVGDSPAMEALRQLIARVGPSDTAILITGETGTGKERVARALHLASGRKGRLVAVNCAAIPSTLLESELFGHERGAFSGATSRRLGRIEQAHGGTLFLDELGDMPLELQAKLLRVLETKEVERLGGSLPIEVNVRVLAATHRDLAQAVREGRFRQDLYFRLNVLPLLLPPLRERPEDILQLARAFAAELAGPRTPLELAPGAEEALRAWSWPGNVRELRNFIERQNLLRGDGPLVLRPEQLAGPTPLADRRGRLVPGEKSYREHVDDFERALIQAALDEGGSIAAAARLLRMDRGNLYRRAKALGLSTP, via the coding sequence GTGCCTTCCCTTCCGTCCATGCCACGCCCCGCGGTGCCCGGCCCGCGCATCCTCCTGGTGGATGACGATCCGGGCGTCCTCAAGGGACTGCGCGGCCTGCTCTCCGACGAGGGCTTCTCGCCCGTGGAGGCGCGTTCGGCCGCCGACGCCGCGCGCCTGCTGGACGCCCCCGGCCCCCCGCCGGCGTTGATGCTGCTGGATTTGCGCATGCCCGGGGAGACGGGACTGGAGCTGCTCGCGCGCCTGCCCCGGCCGCTGCCCCTGCCCGTGGTGGTGCTCTCGGGCGAGGCGTCTCCCGGGGAAGCCGTCCAGGCCCTGAAGCTGGGCGCCACCGACTTCGTGGAGAAGCCGCCCTCGCCCGAGCGGCTGCTCACGGCGCTGCGCAACGCGCTCGCCCTGGGCGAGCTGCGCGAGGAGCAGCAGCGTCTGCGCGAGGAACTGGCCCGGCCCGGCCACCTCGTGGGGGACAGCCCGGCCATGGAGGCGCTGCGCCAGCTCATCGCCCGCGTGGGCCCGAGCGACACCGCCATCCTCATCACCGGCGAGACGGGCACGGGCAAGGAGCGCGTGGCGCGGGCGCTCCACCTGGCCTCGGGGCGCAAGGGCCGGCTCGTCGCGGTCAATTGCGCCGCCATCCCCTCCACCCTGTTGGAGAGCGAGCTGTTCGGCCACGAGCGCGGGGCGTTCTCGGGCGCCACCTCGCGCCGGCTCGGCCGCATCGAGCAGGCCCACGGGGGCACGCTCTTCCTGGACGAGTTGGGCGACATGCCCCTGGAACTCCAGGCCAAGCTGCTGCGCGTGCTGGAGACGAAGGAAGTGGAGCGGCTGGGCGGCAGCCTCCCCATCGAGGTGAACGTGCGCGTCCTCGCCGCCACGCACCGGGACCTGGCCCAGGCGGTGCGCGAGGGGCGGTTCCGGCAGGACCTCTACTTCCGGCTCAACGTGCTGCCGCTGCTCCTACCGCCCCTGCGCGAGCGGCCCGAGGACATCCTCCAGTTGGCGCGGGCCTTCGCGGCGGAGCTCGCCGGGCCCCGCACGCCCCTGGAGCTGGCCCCGGGCGCCGAGGAGGCCCTGCGTGCCTGGTCCTGGCCCGGCAACGTGCGCGAGCTGCGCAACTTCATCGAGCGGCAGAACCTGCTGCGGGGCGATGGCCCCCTCGTGCTCCGGCCCGAGCAACTCGCGGGCCCCACGCCCCTGGCGGACAGGCGCGGGCGGTTGGTGCCCGGCGAGAAGAGCTACCGCGAGCACGTGGACGACTTCGAGCGCGCGCTCATCCAGGCCGCGCTGGACGAGGGCGGCAGCATCGCCGCGGCCGCGCGCCTGCTGCGCATGGATCGGGGCAACCTCTACCGCCGCGCCAAGGCGCTCGGTCTCTCCACGCCGTGA
- a CDS encoding sensor histidine kinase: MAIQVQDPVPPPARFRRQLLTVMLLTGLVPLVALGVLMWQGLEVLLSISLAPVEQVLEAFSTGATPAEQSQAALDEARLNLAQAELARRSLVRWTPRLFAVLLLVSAAALTGAAVLLGRALTRPVSILTQGMWAYSRGDLSRQLPAPDVARDELQFLLVQFNRMGQELAAQRERLKSSERIAAWQDVARALAHELRNPLTAMRLALARLSRADAPPDATRLAEAVALLDEELELLSRMTRSFSDFARLPTPRFQPVALRPLLAEVCALYAPTSPVAVELLAGPEPHLSADPDGLRRLFGNLLKNALEASSPGAAPVRLSIETQPSRLRVLLRDGGAGIARAVEGDALTRGLFSTKPEGSGLGLPIAQKIAHEHGGSLRLEPLPEGGTLALVELPLE; this comes from the coding sequence ATGGCGATTCAAGTCCAGGACCCGGTGCCCCCTCCCGCCCGCTTCCGCCGCCAGCTGCTCACCGTCATGCTCCTCACGGGCCTGGTGCCGCTCGTGGCACTCGGTGTCCTCATGTGGCAGGGGCTCGAGGTGCTGCTGTCCATCTCGCTGGCCCCCGTGGAGCAGGTGCTCGAGGCGTTCTCCACTGGAGCCACGCCCGCCGAGCAGTCCCAGGCCGCGCTCGACGAGGCCCGGCTCAACCTCGCCCAGGCGGAACTGGCCCGGCGCTCCCTGGTGCGCTGGACGCCCCGGCTGTTCGCAGTCCTGCTGCTCGTCTCGGCCGCCGCCCTCACCGGGGCCGCCGTGCTCCTCGGCCGAGCCCTCACCCGTCCCGTCTCCATCCTCACCCAGGGCATGTGGGCCTATTCACGAGGAGACCTCTCGCGCCAGTTGCCCGCTCCCGACGTGGCTCGCGATGAGCTCCAGTTTCTCCTCGTCCAGTTCAACCGCATGGGTCAGGAACTCGCCGCCCAGCGCGAGCGGCTCAAGTCCTCCGAGCGGATCGCCGCCTGGCAGGACGTGGCGCGCGCGCTCGCCCACGAGCTGCGCAACCCCCTCACCGCCATGCGGCTCGCCCTGGCCCGGCTGTCGCGAGCGGACGCGCCCCCCGACGCCACGCGTCTCGCCGAGGCCGTCGCGCTGCTGGACGAGGAGCTGGAGCTGCTCTCGCGGATGACCCGGAGCTTCTCCGACTTCGCCCGCCTCCCCACGCCGCGCTTCCAGCCCGTCGCCCTGCGGCCCCTGCTCGCCGAGGTGTGCGCCCTCTACGCGCCCACCTCGCCCGTCGCCGTGGAGCTGCTCGCGGGCCCCGAGCCCCACCTGTCCGCCGACCCCGACGGGCTGCGCCGCCTCTTCGGCAACCTCCTCAAGAACGCCCTCGAGGCGTCCTCCCCAGGGGCCGCGCCCGTGCGGTTGTCCATCGAGACCCAGCCCTCACGCCTGCGGGTGCTCCTCCGGGATGGGGGCGCGGGCATCGCCCGGGCGGTCGAGGGGGACGCCCTCACCCGGGGCCTCTTCAGCACCAAGCCCGAGGGCAGCGGCCTGGGGTTGCCCATCGCCCAGAAGATCGCCCACGAGCACGGGGGCTCCCTGCGTCTGGAGCCCCTGCCCGAGGGCGGCACGCTCGCGCTGGTGGAACTGCCCCTGGAGTAG
- a CDS encoding epoxide hydrolase family protein produces MRSLEDFRFRIDVGDEVLSDLRQRLSNTRFAPDLDNDDMKYGLSTAYLKPFIEHWRDRFDWRTAEAAMNGFNQYRVEIDGTPVHFIYEKGRGPSPTPILLLHGWPWTFWMWRDVIRPLSDPASFGGDPRHSFDVIVPSLPGFGFSAPVGRGDLNHWKMADLFHTLMTRYLGYERYAASGGDYGALISSQLGHKYASSLFGIHLGHDLIPAYFMDDERPWDLTGGQRIPSGTPEPLRQAILRFQDTLVSHVAVHMLDGQTITHGLNDSPAGLLAWLLKRWHSWTDHHVELEDRFSKDEVLTHATIYWVTQTIGSSIRAYKNANLYKWKPSHDRRPQIETPAGFTFLLSESYPPGATKENRVEMFRSGPTSNWFNPVNIKVHERGGHFGPWENPGAYIEDIRETFAIIRGR; encoded by the coding sequence ATGCGTTCGCTAGAAGACTTTCGCTTCCGGATCGATGTTGGTGACGAAGTTTTGTCCGACTTGCGGCAGCGTCTTTCGAATACGAGATTCGCACCCGATCTCGATAATGACGACATGAAGTATGGTCTCAGCACGGCCTATCTGAAACCCTTCATCGAGCATTGGCGCGATCGCTTCGACTGGCGCACGGCCGAGGCGGCGATGAACGGTTTCAATCAGTATCGCGTCGAGATTGACGGAACGCCGGTGCACTTCATCTACGAGAAGGGGCGAGGGCCGTCGCCGACGCCGATCCTGCTCCTGCACGGCTGGCCATGGACGTTCTGGATGTGGCGGGATGTCATCAGGCCGCTGTCCGATCCAGCATCGTTCGGTGGAGATCCCCGCCATTCCTTCGACGTCATTGTTCCATCGCTGCCTGGCTTTGGCTTCTCGGCACCGGTAGGTCGTGGCGATCTCAACCACTGGAAGATGGCGGACCTCTTCCACACGCTCATGACCAGGTACCTCGGCTACGAGAGATATGCGGCAAGCGGCGGCGACTATGGCGCGCTGATTTCGAGTCAGCTTGGCCACAAATACGCATCGTCACTCTTTGGGATTCACCTTGGCCACGATCTGATCCCGGCCTATTTCATGGACGACGAGCGGCCTTGGGATCTCACTGGGGGGCAGAGGATCCCCTCGGGCACGCCCGAGCCGCTTCGGCAAGCCATTCTCCGATTCCAGGACACTCTCGTTTCGCACGTCGCCGTGCACATGCTCGACGGCCAGACCATCACGCACGGCCTCAATGATTCTCCGGCGGGCCTGCTCGCCTGGCTTCTCAAGCGGTGGCACAGCTGGACTGACCATCACGTCGAACTCGAGGATCGCTTTTCGAAGGATGAGGTGCTCACCCACGCGACGATTTACTGGGTGACGCAGACGATTGGGTCATCGATCCGGGCGTACAAGAATGCCAATCTCTATAAATGGAAGCCATCGCACGATCGCCGACCTCAGATCGAGACGCCCGCGGGCTTCACGTTCCTGCTGAGTGAGAGTTACCCTCCCGGAGCGACGAAGGAGAACCGCGTCGAGATGTTCCGTTCGGGTCCCACCAGCAACTGGTTCAACCCGGTGAACATCAAGGTCCACGAGCGTGGCGGTCACTTCGGCCCCTGGGAGAATCCGGGAGCATACATCGAGGATATTCGAGAGACCTTCGCAATCATCCGGGGGCGGTAG
- a CDS encoding SDR family NAD(P)-dependent oxidoreductase gives MSDASGKVALVFGGSRGIGAATVSRLAKDGHAVAFTYVSREDKANELVSAITAEGGDALAIKADSADASQLRAAVVKAVERYGRIDVVVVNAGIFRMATIDAVALEELDLMLNVNVRGVYLAIQATVPHLKDGGRVITIGSNVAIRTGSPGSSVYQLTKAAVAAMVKGIALDLAPRGITVNNVQPGPTDTDMNAGAIEMLSKMSPLKRVAHRDEIAGLIAYIARDEAGYMTGASLTLDGGLTL, from the coding sequence ATGAGTGATGCTTCGGGCAAGGTTGCGCTGGTCTTCGGGGGCTCGCGTGGAATCGGTGCTGCGACCGTCTCGCGACTCGCGAAGGACGGCCATGCGGTGGCGTTTACCTACGTGTCGCGTGAGGACAAGGCGAACGAACTGGTGAGCGCGATCACCGCTGAGGGCGGCGACGCCCTGGCGATCAAGGCGGACAGCGCTGACGCGAGCCAGCTCCGTGCGGCAGTGGTGAAGGCCGTCGAGCGGTATGGTCGAATCGACGTCGTTGTCGTCAATGCCGGCATCTTCCGCATGGCGACGATCGACGCGGTCGCGCTCGAGGAGCTGGACCTGATGCTCAACGTGAACGTGCGTGGCGTCTATCTCGCGATCCAAGCGACCGTCCCCCATTTGAAGGATGGCGGTCGCGTGATCACCATCGGCAGCAACGTGGCGATCCGCACTGGCAGCCCCGGCTCGAGCGTCTATCAACTGACCAAGGCGGCGGTCGCGGCGATGGTGAAGGGCATCGCCCTCGACCTCGCCCCGCGCGGCATTACCGTCAACAACGTCCAGCCGGGACCGACCGACACCGACATGAACGCGGGCGCCATCGAGATGCTGTCGAAAATGAGTCCGCTCAAGCGCGTCGCGCACCGGGACGAGATCGCTGGGCTGATCGCATACATCGCCCGTGACGAGGCTGGCTACATGACCGGTGCCAGCCTGACGCTCGATGGCGGTTTGACGCTCTGA
- a CDS encoding TetR/AcrR family transcriptional regulator, whose protein sequence is MEKAIDVFWSKGFAATSTDDLLNAMGIGRQSLYNAFGDKRQLYLEALRAYQRNTTSGHLARLTSPTSPLDGILDLLIGLVPEDDARRSLGCMGVGSVGEFGTTDPELIEMREKIAPVLHARLVQRIREGQAKGEIDGSLEPAEAASFIQMTMTGLQVAARGGAGADDLHGLARFTVDRLRAK, encoded by the coding sequence TTGGAGAAGGCCATCGACGTATTCTGGTCGAAGGGCTTCGCGGCGACCTCGACCGACGATCTGCTGAACGCGATGGGGATCGGTCGACAGAGCCTCTACAACGCCTTCGGTGACAAGCGTCAGCTCTACCTCGAGGCGCTGCGCGCCTATCAGCGCAACACGACGAGCGGGCATCTCGCGCGGTTGACGTCCCCGACGTCGCCACTTGACGGCATCCTGGACCTTCTGATCGGGCTGGTGCCGGAGGACGACGCGCGGCGCAGCCTCGGTTGCATGGGCGTCGGGTCGGTGGGCGAGTTCGGGACGACGGACCCCGAGCTCATCGAAATGCGGGAAAAGATCGCCCCCGTGTTGCACGCGCGTCTGGTGCAACGGATACGCGAAGGCCAGGCGAAGGGTGAAATAGACGGTAGCCTGGAGCCCGCGGAGGCGGCCTCCTTCATCCAGATGACGATGACGGGCCTGCAGGTGGCGGCCCGAGGTGGGGCTGGGGCCGATGACCTCCACGGCCTGGCACGTTTCACAGTGGATCGCCTCCGGGCGAAGTAG